One window from the genome of Aquabacterium sp. A3 encodes:
- a CDS encoding histone deacetylase family protein — MATGYFSHPDCLAHDMGAGHPECAQRIHAIEDQLRAHGLDALLTHGEVPLASNDDLALAHDLNYVLTLDDFLQQLEASGDTRALDPDTWACPGTRSAAWRAAGAAVAATDAVLDGRLDNAFCAIRPPGHHALHNQTMGFCFFNNVAVAARHALDRRGLNRVAIVDFDVHHGNGTEDIMAGDDRVLMVGLFQHPFYPHSGADSRAGNMVNVPVPARSDGRLIRDVIESYWLYRLEDFKPEMIFISAGFDAHREDDMGGLGLVEADYAWITEKIMDVARRHAQGRIVSCLEGGYHLSALGRSVAAHVKTLMEC; from the coding sequence ATGGCCACCGGCTATTTCTCACACCCCGATTGCCTGGCGCATGACATGGGTGCCGGGCATCCTGAATGCGCTCAGCGCATTCACGCGATTGAAGACCAATTGAGGGCGCATGGGCTGGATGCCTTGCTCACCCATGGTGAGGTGCCCTTGGCCAGCAATGACGATCTGGCACTGGCCCACGACCTCAATTACGTGCTGACCCTGGACGACTTTCTGCAGCAACTCGAAGCCAGCGGCGACACCCGGGCATTGGATCCGGACACCTGGGCTTGTCCGGGTACTCGCTCGGCAGCCTGGCGGGCAGCTGGAGCGGCGGTGGCCGCCACCGATGCCGTGCTGGACGGGCGACTGGACAACGCGTTTTGCGCGATCAGGCCGCCCGGCCACCATGCCCTGCACAACCAGACCATGGGCTTTTGTTTTTTCAACAACGTCGCGGTGGCTGCACGCCACGCGCTGGACCGCCGAGGACTCAACCGCGTCGCCATCGTCGACTTTGATGTGCACCATGGCAATGGCACCGAAGACATCATGGCCGGCGACGATCGTGTGTTGATGGTGGGCTTGTTCCAGCACCCCTTTTATCCGCATTCCGGTGCCGACAGCCGGGCCGGCAACATGGTGAATGTGCCGGTGCCTGCGCGCAGCGATGGCCGATTGATCCGCGATGTGATCGAGAGTTACTGGCTGTACCGGTTGGAGGATTTCAAGCCGGAAATGATCTTCATTTCCGCCGGCTTCGACGCCCACCGCGAAGACGACATGGGCGGCTTGGGCCTGGTCGAGGCCGATTACGCCTGGATCACTGAGAAAATCATGGATGTGGCCAGACGGCATGCCCAGGGGCGCATCGTTTCTTGCCTGGAGGGTGGCTATCACCTCAGCGCCTTGGGGCGCTCGGTGGCCGCTCATGTCAAAACCTTGATGGAGTGCTGA
- a CDS encoding M16 family metallopeptidase, which translates to MSMRAWGGGWRRCAMALGLALGMVGWPMAVSAASKPAVGLTLVQQVEGIREYRLPNGLQVLLIPDQSKPTTTVNVTYRVGSVHENYGETGMAHLLEHLIFKGSPRHPQVWAEFNKRGLSANGSTWLDRTNYFASFAANEANLAWYLGWQADAMVNSFIARRDLDSEMTVVRNEMEMGENNPGRILLGKTLATMYQWHNYGKSTIGARTDVEGVDIARLQAFYRRYYQPDNATLIVSGQFDLAKVQRWIARDFGAIPKPRRTLPTQYTLDPAQDGEREVTLRRVGGVPLLYAGYHTVAGAHKDHAAIELLSLILADTPSGRLHQRLTEQRLAAGVFGFTEGLRDPGFLLLGAQLAPEQDAEQARRVLLETIESFRSEPITAAELERARAKWLKDWDQGFADPQHVGVALSEAVAQGDWRLFFLTRDRVRAVTLADVQRVAQAYLLPSNRTLGRYVPTQAPERAPAPERVDLAQALKEFKPAQAAAEVAAFDTSPEHIDASTQLSRLPVGLQLALLPKPTRSQVVQGRLVLRHGTVESLAGQGEADAALAAMLDKGTQQRSRQAWQDRLDALQADVGFGAAAGQLSVAFTARRDTLAEVLGLIAEALRTPALSQAALDEVRDQALSSIAAQRKEPQHVLMEALARRDNPYPRGDVRHARSFDEQVQDWQALTLAQVQAFHERFLSARVGQLSLVGDFEPVQARAVIERQFGNWLGAATAQAPIPDPYVALTPGMIKLNTPDKQNATLVWQLALPINDRHPDYAALMMANHLLGSGGNSRLWNRLREKEGLSYSVYSAVDWSSRDANTRWFASAIFAPQNQPRIEQAMREELARALADGFTQAELDQGRAGLLSFRKLGRAQDARLAGAWAALMDLGRRFDESSKLDKALSELTLEQVNAALRRYLQPDRMVWGWAGDFSRP; encoded by the coding sequence ATGAGCATGCGCGCGTGGGGTGGTGGCTGGCGTCGTTGTGCCATGGCCCTGGGCCTGGCGCTGGGCATGGTGGGGTGGCCCATGGCCGTGTCGGCAGCCAGCAAGCCGGCGGTGGGCCTGACCTTGGTTCAGCAGGTAGAAGGCATTCGCGAATACCGATTGCCCAATGGCCTGCAGGTTTTGCTCATACCTGATCAAAGCAAGCCGACCACCACGGTCAACGTGACCTACCGGGTTGGCTCGGTGCACGAGAACTATGGTGAAACCGGCATGGCTCACCTGCTCGAACACCTGATTTTCAAAGGCTCGCCTCGCCATCCTCAGGTATGGGCTGAATTCAACAAGCGTGGCCTGAGCGCCAACGGCAGCACCTGGCTGGACCGCACCAACTACTTTGCCAGCTTTGCGGCCAACGAGGCCAACCTGGCCTGGTACCTGGGGTGGCAGGCCGATGCCATGGTCAACAGCTTCATCGCCCGCCGCGACCTGGACAGCGAGATGACCGTGGTGCGCAACGAGATGGAAATGGGCGAGAACAACCCAGGCCGCATCTTGTTGGGCAAAACACTGGCCACCATGTACCAGTGGCACAACTACGGCAAGTCCACGATCGGCGCGCGCACGGACGTCGAAGGCGTGGACATTGCCCGGCTGCAGGCCTTCTACCGTCGGTATTACCAGCCCGACAACGCCACCCTCATCGTGTCGGGGCAGTTCGATCTGGCCAAGGTGCAGCGCTGGATTGCGCGTGACTTTGGCGCCATCCCCAAACCTCGACGAACCTTGCCGACACAGTACACACTCGATCCCGCGCAGGATGGGGAGCGTGAGGTCACTCTGCGCCGTGTGGGCGGCGTGCCTTTGCTGTACGCCGGCTATCACACCGTGGCAGGGGCGCACAAAGATCATGCGGCCATTGAGCTGCTGTCGCTCATTTTGGCCGACACCCCGTCGGGGCGTTTGCACCAGCGGCTCACCGAGCAGCGCCTGGCTGCTGGGGTGTTTGGCTTCACGGAAGGGTTGCGTGATCCTGGCTTTTTGCTGCTGGGCGCCCAATTGGCCCCTGAGCAAGATGCCGAGCAGGCACGTCGCGTCTTGCTGGAGACCATCGAATCATTCCGCAGCGAGCCGATCACGGCGGCCGAACTGGAGCGCGCACGCGCCAAGTGGTTGAAGGATTGGGACCAGGGCTTTGCCGACCCGCAGCATGTGGGGGTGGCCCTGTCAGAGGCGGTGGCCCAGGGCGACTGGCGCTTGTTTTTCCTGACCCGCGACCGGGTTCGAGCCGTCACGCTCGCTGATGTTCAGCGCGTGGCCCAGGCTTACTTGCTGCCCAGCAACCGCACCTTGGGTCGTTATGTGCCCACGCAGGCGCCTGAGCGTGCTCCGGCGCCAGAGCGCGTCGATCTGGCGCAGGCGCTGAAGGAGTTCAAGCCGGCCCAGGCTGCGGCCGAGGTGGCGGCCTTTGACACCAGCCCCGAGCACATCGACGCCAGCACCCAACTGTCTCGACTGCCGGTTGGTTTGCAATTGGCCTTGTTGCCCAAGCCCACCCGCAGCCAGGTCGTGCAAGGACGGCTGGTGTTGCGTCATGGCACGGTCGAGAGCCTGGCGGGGCAGGGTGAGGCTGACGCGGCACTGGCCGCCATGCTGGACAAGGGCACTCAGCAGCGCTCGCGCCAGGCCTGGCAGGACCGGCTGGACGCACTGCAGGCCGACGTTGGCTTCGGGGCGGCCGCAGGGCAACTCAGTGTGGCCTTCACCGCGCGTCGAGACACCCTGGCCGAAGTCCTGGGGCTGATTGCCGAAGCCTTGCGCACACCTGCCTTGTCGCAAGCGGCCTTGGACGAGGTGAGGGACCAGGCCTTGTCGTCCATCGCTGCTCAGCGCAAGGAACCACAGCATGTGTTGATGGAGGCACTGGCCCGGCGAGACAACCCTTATCCCCGTGGTGATGTGCGCCATGCCCGCAGTTTTGATGAGCAGGTGCAAGACTGGCAGGCGCTCACGCTGGCGCAGGTGCAAGCCTTCCATGAGCGTTTCTTGTCCGCCCGTGTGGGCCAACTCTCTCTGGTGGGCGATTTTGAGCCCGTGCAAGCCCGGGCCGTGATCGAGCGGCAGTTCGGCAACTGGTTGGGCGCCGCGACAGCGCAAGCGCCGATCCCGGATCCTTACGTGGCCTTGACGCCCGGCATGATCAAGCTCAACACCCCTGACAAGCAGAATGCGACCCTGGTGTGGCAACTGGCCTTGCCCATCAACGATCGGCACCCTGATTACGCTGCGTTGATGATGGCCAATCACCTGTTGGGGTCGGGGGGCAACTCTCGGTTATGGAATCGCCTGCGGGAAAAGGAAGGCCTGTCTTACAGCGTTTACAGCGCGGTGGATTGGTCATCTCGCGATGCCAACACGCGCTGGTTTGCCTCTGCCATTTTTGCGCCACAAAATCAGCCACGCATCGAGCAGGCCATGCGTGAAGAACTGGCGCGTGCTTTGGCTGACGGTTTCACCCAGGCAGAACTGGATCAGGGGCGTGCAGGATTGTTGTCGTTCAGGAAACTGGGGCGGGCACAAGATGCCCGTCTGGCCGGTGCCTGGGCGGCCCTGATGGATTTGGGGCGGCGGTTTGATGAGTCCAGCAAACTGGACAAGGCCTTGTCTGAGCTCACGCTGGAGCAGGTCAATGCCGCCTTGAGGCGTTATTTGCAACCCGACCGAATGGTGTGGGGTTGGGCAGGAGATTTCAGTCGCCCATGA
- a CDS encoding H-NS histone family protein: MSNYQELLAQKEALAKQAAELDKQLAEARRAERAAVINQIKSLLSEHGLTVADLGLKPGKSAASGAAAGTGRKVAPKYRNTATGETWTGRGLQPKWIQAAIAGGKKLEDFAI, translated from the coding sequence ATGAGCAACTACCAAGAACTGCTGGCACAAAAAGAAGCCTTGGCCAAACAAGCCGCTGAACTGGACAAGCAACTGGCCGAGGCACGACGTGCCGAGCGCGCCGCCGTGATCAATCAGATCAAATCCCTGCTGTCCGAGCATGGCCTGACCGTCGCAGATCTGGGTCTGAAGCCTGGCAAGTCGGCTGCGTCCGGTGCCGCCGCCGGCACAGGCCGCAAGGTGGCCCCGAAGTACCGCAACACGGCAACGGGCGAGACCTGGACCGGTCGTGGCCTGCAACCCAAGTGGATTCAAGCCGCCATCGCTGGCGGCAAGAAACTCGAAGATTTCGCCATTTGA
- a CDS encoding AAA family ATPase — MPRPADPGPRHTPMPSLSMLIDQVSTIIVGKREQISLCVTCLLAGGHLLIEDVPGVGKTTLSQALARSLGLAFSRVQFTSDLLPSDLLGVSVFERQKDAFVFHPGPVFAQVLLADEVNRAGPRTQSALLEAMEERQVSVDGVTHPLPWPFFVIATQNPTDQLGTHALPESQLDRFALRLSLGYPTAEDERALLSGHDRRDALQSLAPVMSLEDWRAWQARVTEVHAADALLDYLLALISATRDGRWFVQGLSPRAGQSLLRLARARALLHGRAHVSPEDIQALWAPAVAHRLQPVSSAGRGAAAQARALLEATAVP, encoded by the coding sequence ATGCCCCGACCTGCCGACCCAGGCCCTCGGCACACCCCGATGCCGTCGCTGTCCATGCTCATTGATCAGGTTAGCACGATCATTGTGGGCAAGCGAGAACAGATCAGCCTGTGCGTGACGTGCCTGTTGGCCGGCGGCCACCTGCTGATTGAAGACGTGCCCGGGGTGGGCAAGACCACCCTGTCCCAGGCACTGGCACGCAGTCTGGGACTGGCGTTTTCGAGGGTGCAGTTCACATCGGACCTGCTGCCCTCCGACCTGCTGGGGGTCAGCGTGTTTGAACGGCAGAAAGACGCCTTCGTGTTTCACCCCGGGCCGGTGTTTGCTCAGGTGCTGCTGGCCGACGAGGTCAACCGGGCAGGGCCGCGCACCCAAAGCGCGCTGCTGGAGGCGATGGAAGAGCGGCAGGTGTCGGTCGATGGCGTGACACACCCCCTGCCATGGCCGTTTTTCGTGATCGCCACCCAAAACCCCACCGATCAGTTGGGCACGCACGCCCTGCCAGAGTCCCAACTGGACCGCTTTGCCCTGCGCTTGTCGCTGGGCTACCCGACCGCCGAAGACGAACGCGCACTGCTGTCTGGGCACGATCGGCGTGACGCCTTGCAGAGCCTGGCCCCAGTGATGTCCCTGGAAGACTGGCGTGCCTGGCAAGCCCGGGTGACGGAAGTCCATGCCGCTGACGCCCTGCTGGACTACCTGCTGGCACTGATCAGCGCCACACGGGATGGCCGCTGGTTTGTGCAGGGCCTCAGCCCCCGTGCGGGCCAATCATTGCTGCGCCTGGCGCGCGCGCGCGCGCTGTTGCACGGGCGTGCACACGTGTCCCCCGAGGACATCCAGGCTTTGTGGGCACCCGCGGTCGCCCACCGCCTGCAGCCCGTGTCGTCGGCCGGGCGTGGTGCCGCAGCCCAAGCCCGCGCCTTGCTGGAAGCCACTGCCGTGCCATGA
- a CDS encoding transglutaminase family protein, producing the protein MSGLTERLPWSGWSARLSREGRDTIWLLGILALSMAPHLARLPLWCAAGALGALSWRAYLAWSDRPLPSRWVLTLALMASIGLTLWSHHTIVGREAGITLVTVLASLKTLELRARRDAFVITSLGFFLVLTQFIHSQSPWMALMMLVVVWGLLTSLVLAQRPLGRPPIMVVGRATARTMLMGLPVMLVLYVLFPRLGPLWSNPSLNSGRTGLSDRMEMGQVSELALDDSIAMRVRFDGAMPPPQQLYFRALVLGQFDGRTWLPRRPGAAPSALMDSPPALKPGATPSTYRYQLTLEPQSIAYLPLLDATLQARPSPPFEQPRPQARGREWVLDKPLQQRAQLDALAVQPEQLQASEENALSIRDWLQLPAGYNPRTLAWALKQRRQSEWATAPASVVVPRLLAYIRTNEFRYTLMPRDAQAPTLHSIDRFWLDTRAGFCEHFASAFVVVLRAMDIPARVVTGFQGAERNPVDGLLVVRNSDAHAWVEYWDPGRGWVRVDPTAAVAPERVDRTRPALRFPQEASRAMRAVDQALWGTLRAYMDAGNHRWNVWVLSYSRQNQMDLLRQWGMSRPDTTDLIRLTAMTVAIAGLAGALFMWWPWAPWRRASPWTRQLMGIHQALLRADLPPPTHCPAPAPAATWAAHLRQLWATQSPPSPEQAMARQSLVDGLNKLDSLRYAPQIPGNSTRMQVVREVTTHIEHLSKINRRSGKQTSKHHK; encoded by the coding sequence ATGAGCGGACTCACCGAACGCCTGCCGTGGTCCGGCTGGAGCGCCAGGCTCAGCCGCGAAGGAAGGGACACCATCTGGCTGCTGGGCATTCTGGCGCTGAGCATGGCCCCCCATCTGGCGCGACTGCCACTGTGGTGCGCCGCCGGCGCGCTCGGGGCGCTGAGTTGGCGCGCCTACCTGGCATGGAGCGACCGGCCCCTGCCCTCCCGTTGGGTGCTCACCCTGGCCTTGATGGCCAGCATCGGGCTGACCTTGTGGAGCCACCACACCATCGTCGGCCGAGAAGCAGGCATCACTTTGGTGACGGTGCTGGCCAGCCTGAAGACGCTGGAGCTTCGTGCGCGGCGCGATGCTTTCGTGATCACCTCCCTGGGCTTTTTTCTGGTGCTGACGCAATTCATCCACTCGCAAAGCCCCTGGATGGCCTTGATGATGCTGGTGGTGGTGTGGGGGCTGCTGACATCGCTGGTGCTGGCCCAGCGGCCACTGGGCCGCCCGCCCATCATGGTGGTGGGGCGGGCCACCGCACGCACCATGCTCATGGGGCTGCCCGTGATGCTGGTGCTGTACGTGCTGTTTCCGCGACTGGGGCCGCTGTGGAGCAACCCCAGCTTGAACAGTGGGCGCACCGGCCTGTCAGACCGCATGGAGATGGGGCAAGTGTCAGAGCTGGCACTGGACGACAGCATCGCCATGCGTGTGCGCTTCGATGGCGCCATGCCACCGCCTCAACAGCTGTACTTCAGGGCCTTGGTACTGGGGCAGTTCGATGGCCGCACGTGGTTGCCACGACGCCCCGGAGCGGCACCATCGGCACTGATGGACAGCCCGCCCGCGCTGAAGCCGGGCGCGACACCTTCCACCTACCGATATCAGCTGACGTTGGAGCCTCAGTCGATCGCCTACCTGCCTTTGCTGGACGCGACCTTGCAGGCCAGACCGAGCCCCCCTTTTGAACAACCGCGACCACAGGCGCGAGGACGCGAGTGGGTGCTGGACAAGCCCTTGCAACAGCGCGCGCAACTCGATGCCTTGGCCGTGCAGCCCGAGCAACTGCAAGCCTCTGAAGAAAATGCGCTGAGCATCAGAGATTGGCTGCAGCTGCCAGCAGGCTACAACCCCCGCACGCTGGCGTGGGCGCTCAAACAGCGACGCCAGTCGGAATGGGCCACCGCCCCGGCATCCGTGGTGGTGCCCCGGCTGTTGGCGTACATACGCACCAACGAGTTTCGATACACGCTGATGCCGCGTGACGCTCAAGCGCCCACCCTGCACAGCATCGATCGATTCTGGCTGGACACCCGCGCGGGATTTTGCGAGCACTTCGCCTCGGCCTTCGTGGTGGTATTGCGGGCCATGGACATTCCGGCACGCGTGGTGACGGGCTTCCAGGGGGCCGAACGCAATCCCGTGGATGGCTTGCTGGTGGTGCGCAACAGCGACGCCCACGCCTGGGTTGAATACTGGGATCCTGGACGCGGCTGGGTGCGGGTGGACCCCACGGCAGCGGTGGCGCCAGAGCGCGTTGACCGCACCCGACCGGCCCTGCGCTTTCCACAAGAAGCCTCACGCGCCATGAGGGCGGTGGATCAGGCGCTGTGGGGAACACTTCGGGCATACATGGATGCCGGCAACCACCGCTGGAATGTGTGGGTGCTGTCTTACTCCCGACAAAACCAGATGGATTTGCTGCGCCAATGGGGCATGAGCCGCCCCGACACCACCGACCTCATCCGCTTGACCGCGATGACCGTGGCCATCGCGGGCCTGGCAGGGGCCTTGTTCATGTGGTGGCCGTGGGCGCCATGGCGCCGCGCATCGCCGTGGACGCGTCAATTGATGGGCATTCACCAAGCCCTGTTGCGGGCTGATTTACCACCGCCTACCCACTGCCCTGCACCTGCACCCGCTGCCACCTGGGCTGCACACCTGCGCCAACTGTGGGCGACACAGTCGCCTCCATCGCCGGAACAGGCCATGGCCAGACAAAGCCTCGTCGATGGACTCAATAAGCTGGACAGCCTTCGTTACGCACCCCAAATACCTGGAAACTCCACCAGGATGCAGGTGGTGCGTGAAGTAACCACCCATATTGAACATTTAAGCAAAATCAACAGACGCTCTGGCAAGCAGACCTCAAAACACCACAAATAA
- a CDS encoding DUF58 domain-containing protein codes for MKTVAGVRQRWRQRIAAWWAARLPPRDSIEFTHRNLYILPTRAGLAYAVVVVVLLLASINEQLNLGYALTFLLGGAAMVGLHQTHANLHGLQWRWLAPARVHAGQALSLQLQVHNPHRRRHRYGVTARWDAQHAVALEVNAGESLRCELDVPTHGRGPLHIERLTVETRYPLGLFRAWGYWRPAGTALVWPAPDPAAPPLPGDGGHGDTHMPLQAHMGRDGQLDGLRAYQRGDPMKWVAWRKSTHALAAGTGLVAREPAHHQSPDLWLNLDDSPGLAGLTMEARLSRLTTWLLQAEAQHADGGAAYGLILGSYRVSPGHGDQHLRHCLDALACWPQPPGGLA; via the coding sequence ATGAAGACAGTGGCAGGTGTTCGCCAACGCTGGCGTCAACGGATCGCTGCATGGTGGGCCGCCCGCCTGCCACCACGGGACTCGATCGAGTTCACGCACCGCAACCTTTACATCCTGCCCACGCGGGCTGGACTGGCCTACGCCGTGGTGGTGGTGGTCTTGTTGCTGGCGTCCATCAACGAACAACTGAACCTGGGCTACGCCCTGACCTTCCTGCTTGGTGGCGCGGCCATGGTGGGCCTTCACCAGACACACGCCAACCTGCACGGCCTGCAGTGGCGCTGGCTGGCCCCGGCACGCGTGCACGCCGGGCAGGCCTTGTCGCTGCAACTGCAGGTTCACAATCCGCACCGACGCCGTCATCGGTATGGTGTGACCGCCCGCTGGGATGCGCAGCATGCGGTGGCCCTGGAGGTGAACGCTGGCGAATCACTGCGTTGCGAACTCGACGTGCCCACCCATGGCCGCGGGCCGCTGCACATCGAGCGGCTGACGGTGGAAACACGCTACCCCTTGGGGCTTTTTCGGGCATGGGGCTACTGGCGCCCCGCTGGCACCGCATTGGTCTGGCCCGCGCCGGACCCGGCAGCCCCTCCACTGCCCGGCGATGGCGGCCATGGGGACACGCACATGCCACTGCAGGCGCACATGGGCAGAGACGGTCAACTGGATGGCTTGCGCGCCTATCAGCGCGGAGACCCGATGAAGTGGGTGGCCTGGAGAAAATCGACCCATGCCCTGGCCGCCGGGACCGGCCTGGTGGCTCGCGAACCCGCGCACCACCAGAGCCCTGACCTCTGGCTGAACCTGGACGACAGCCCCGGACTGGCAGGGCTGACCATGGAAGCCCGCCTGTCACGTTTGACCACCTGGCTCCTGCAGGCCGAAGCGCAACACGCAGACGGTGGCGCGGCCTATGGACTGATTCTGGGCAGCTACCGTGTGTCGCCCGGTCACGGTGACCAGCACCTGCGGCACTGTCTGGATGCACTGGCATGCTGGCCTCAGCCGCCCGGAGGGCTGGCATGA
- a CDS encoding phosphatidylserine decarboxylase: MWGLALGLTCLLVTWQWPVVGVPLVLAAGLALLWRWRQRPRVVPAVPGAVLAPTDGRVVRVDRVRDPYADREALRISLTSSWVDGPSSRASVDGVVRSVQYHAGPMFHASLDPASPLHERNAVVIDSAGHTVTLVQVAGWLARRILCQIQPGQTVTRGQRYGHVRFGARLEVYLPVTAVPRVAPGDRVSATTSILASLQSA, encoded by the coding sequence ATGTGGGGCCTGGCGCTCGGCTTGACCTGCTTGCTCGTGACATGGCAGTGGCCGGTGGTGGGCGTGCCCCTGGTGCTGGCGGCTGGTTTGGCGCTGCTGTGGCGCTGGCGCCAGCGGCCCAGGGTGGTGCCCGCCGTGCCCGGCGCCGTGCTGGCGCCCACCGATGGCCGGGTCGTCAGGGTGGACCGGGTCAGAGACCCCTATGCCGATCGCGAGGCACTGCGCATCAGCTTGACCTCCAGTTGGGTAGATGGCCCATCCAGCCGCGCCAGCGTGGACGGTGTGGTCCGTTCCGTGCAGTACCATGCGGGCCCCATGTTCCACGCCAGCCTGGATCCGGCCTCGCCGCTGCACGAGCGCAACGCCGTGGTCATCGATTCGGCTGGGCACACGGTGACGCTGGTGCAGGTGGCCGGCTGGCTGGCCCGCCGCATCTTGTGCCAGATCCAGCCCGGCCAGACGGTCACGCGGGGCCAACGTTATGGCCACGTGCGGTTCGGCGCTCGTCTCGAGGTTTACCTGCCGGTCACGGCGGTGCCCCGTGTCGCTCCGGGCGACCGAGTCAGCGCCACCACCTCCATCCTTGCTTCTCTTCAGTCTGCATGA
- a CDS encoding mechanosensitive ion channel family protein: protein MSMALVSQGATASSAPVSSVLTPAIAFQDLAALTAQLGHPDNLRDLGVLALCLAAAWLMIRAWRGREPGDVASIWLGHHVVDGVLFPVMALTFTYVARRLLGQGDPSTVLRVAVPMLVSLVVIRLTVKVLRFIFPDSSHVRIVERSVSWMAWLASIMWILGLLPMVLAGMDEIRWTMGSTEVSLRNLVEGIISAVLVLILSLSLSSAIESRLLKGAGDNLSLRKIAANAIRAILLGVGLMMALSAAGVDLTALSVVGGAVGVGIGFGLQKLAANYVSGFVILAERSLRIGDLVRVDNFEGQVTDIKTRYTLLRAPNGRESIVPNELLITQRVENASLADRLLLLNTVVQVAYGSDVERLLPALRSTVAEVPRVLADPAPNVFLTAFAADGLELTFSFWIGDPENGQMSVRSAVNMAILSKLNEWGVEIPFPQRVVHHVPAPGVSSASR, encoded by the coding sequence ATGTCCATGGCTCTTGTTTCGCAGGGCGCGACAGCATCGTCTGCGCCCGTATCGTCCGTGTTGACCCCGGCCATCGCATTTCAGGATCTGGCGGCCTTGACGGCGCAGTTGGGTCATCCCGACAACCTTCGTGATCTGGGCGTGCTGGCGCTGTGTCTGGCGGCTGCATGGCTGATGATTCGCGCGTGGCGAGGCCGTGAGCCGGGTGATGTGGCGTCCATCTGGTTGGGCCACCATGTGGTCGACGGCGTGCTGTTTCCTGTCATGGCCCTGACCTTCACTTACGTGGCCAGGCGCTTGCTGGGGCAGGGAGATCCGTCCACCGTGTTGCGCGTGGCCGTGCCCATGCTGGTCTCGCTCGTGGTCATCCGCCTGACCGTGAAGGTGTTGCGGTTCATCTTCCCTGACTCCAGCCATGTGCGCATCGTGGAGCGCTCCGTGTCATGGATGGCGTGGCTGGCCTCCATCATGTGGATCCTGGGATTGCTGCCCATGGTGCTGGCCGGCATGGACGAGATCCGCTGGACCATGGGCTCCACGGAAGTCAGTCTGCGCAACCTGGTAGAAGGGATCATCAGCGCCGTGCTGGTGCTGATCTTGTCGCTCTCCCTGTCGTCGGCCATCGAGTCGCGGCTGCTCAAGGGCGCCGGCGACAACCTGTCATTGCGCAAGATTGCCGCCAACGCCATCCGCGCCATATTGTTGGGTGTCGGCCTGATGATGGCCCTGTCCGCTGCCGGGGTGGACCTGACCGCACTGTCGGTGGTGGGCGGTGCGGTGGGCGTGGGTATCGGCTTTGGCCTGCAGAAGCTGGCCGCCAATTACGTCAGCGGGTTTGTCATCCTGGCCGAACGCAGCTTGCGCATCGGTGACCTGGTTCGCGTGGACAATTTCGAAGGGCAGGTCACCGACATCAAGACCCGCTACACGCTGTTGCGTGCCCCGAATGGCCGTGAGTCGATCGTGCCCAACGAGTTGCTCATCACCCAGCGCGTCGAAAACGCGTCGCTGGCCGATCGGCTGTTGTTGCTCAATACCGTGGTGCAGGTGGCTTACGGTTCCGACGTCGAGCGCCTGCTGCCCGCTTTGCGGTCCACCGTGGCCGAGGTGCCGCGGGTGCTGGCAGACCCCGCGCCCAACGTGTTCCTGACAGCGTTTGCCGCTGACGGGCTGGAGCTCACGTTCTCGTTTTGGATCGGTGACCCCGAGAACGGGCAGATGTCCGTGCGCTCGGCGGTCAACATGGCCATCCTGAGCAAACTCAATGAATGGGGCGTTGAAATCCCCTTCCCGCAGCGGGTGGTGCACCATGTGCCTGCACCTGGGGTATCCTCCGCGTCACGATGA